Proteins from one Candidatus Omnitrophota bacterium genomic window:
- a CDS encoding GDYXXLXY domain-containing protein — protein sequence MSQKLKFYIVVAMQISFILGMVIFHQLTIVSGQKIFLKATPVDPLDLFRGYYAHINYDISRVLISQINIDREDLRNGEYIYAILTKNPEEKFYKVSAISHKKPSLKASEVIVRGRIQYFHNKTTSKIWMQTEEGKVREREEPWKSYLRPGDEVVIFLAEDGQIRYVSRKEKNFVPPKNQKVEYGKVIRIEEKKDMELNIKYGIESYFAEETKTLEISRARREADLYAEISLSKEGRALISRIFLNGEPL from the coding sequence ATGAGCCAGAAACTTAAATTCTATATTGTTGTTGCTATGCAGATCAGTTTTATTCTAGGAATGGTTATTTTCCATCAGTTAACAATAGTATCAGGCCAAAAAATATTTTTAAAGGCTACCCCTGTAGATCCTCTGGACTTATTTCGCGGATATTATGCGCATATTAATTATGATATCTCCAGGGTTTTAATAAGCCAGATAAATATAGATAGGGAAGATCTTAGGAACGGGGAATATATTTATGCTATTTTAACTAAAAACCCGGAAGAGAAATTTTACAAAGTTAGCGCTATAAGTCATAAGAAACCTTCGCTAAAAGCAAGTGAAGTCATTGTGAGGGGCAGGATCCAATATTTTCATAATAAAACCACAAGCAAGATTTGGATGCAAACAGAAGAAGGAAAAGTAAGGGAACGCGAGGAACCATGGAAGTCATACCTTAGACCCGGTGATGAGGTAGTGATCTTTTTAGCTGAAGACGGACAAATTAGATATGTTTCCCGCAAAGAAAAAAATTTTGTACCTCCTAAGAACCAGAAAGTCGAATACGGTAAAGTAATAAGAATCGAAGAAAAGAAAGACATGGAGTTAAATATTAAATACGGTATTGAAAGTTATTTTGCCGAAGAAACAAAAACGTTGGAAATCTCGCGGGCACGAAGAGAAGCAGATCTTTATGCGGAGATTTCCTTGAGTAAAGAAGGCCGCGCCTTGATCAGTCGCATTTTCTTAAACGGCGAACCCCTCTAA